A region of the Hydra vulgaris chromosome 12, alternate assembly HydraT2T_AEP genome:
ATGATGAAACATGTGAAATTTTGCAGTTTGCGGGACAAAAATTGTGCAGATGCGAAGgataaatatactttaattttcGTGTACTATCCTCAAAACATTAGCaaccaaatgaaaaaaaaaatttttcaacttcaatTACTGAATACAgcaacttttctaaaaaaaatactctaaatgaaaataatggttaatattacatatttaaaaaaagatttataataagACCACTCGAAAATGAATAAATGTGGTTATTTGCTTCCATtggtttttaatgtaaaaatgcggtccaaaacatttgcaacttttttataactacTCTAAAAAACAATTCACAGCCCACAAAAATTCCTTCGAATTCCTTCGTGCGAAATTAATGTCCAAGTTATTAGCTTGAATAGCAATATTAGCTTGAGATCACGAATTTGCGCTGTTTTGGTTTATAATGGCAGGAAACAACTTTTAGAAAACGTATTATAAAAGActcaaacaaaaagaaattgctAAGTACTCTATTCATAAATCAATTGTGTGTCAAATAATCAAACGATTTAGCAAATGTAATCCTTTAGAAACGAGCACCCTTTACTccactttttaaagataagaggaagaaaaaaaaaaaatttaatacaacttttttttctctatttactGGACTACTGCCTTAAAGCTTATTGCATGAAACAGCTCTAGAAGGTCACCATGCTTTTAGGGACCGACAGTGATCTCTAATTGAAAATAATGTGggacttaaaaagtttatttttatacccAAATTACCCAAGGGCATCCGATTAAAAATAGACTTACTTCAGCTGAGCAggctaaaagttttttaattttacaagaGTCAACACTGGGTTTCATTCCTTCGCTCTGACTTCAACAGCAAAagaatataacaatttttgttgtagAAATCAGATACAAATAATAGAACAGgcatttcactaaaaaaaattcattttttgtaattgcatattaaaaactttctgaAAATTGTTAAGAGTTCGGATGCAAATGAAAAAGCTTTGCGACAGCATTTAAATCTTCATGATCATGTGAATCAGATATTAGTTTTCTAGCCACTGGCATATGACCAAAAATGTTCCAAAGTAAAACTCctacaatttttttctctttcataTAAAACACTACTCCCTTTCCAAAATCATCTCCGGCTTGTTGGCTAATTGTTTCTGCTTCAACAGTAACATCctgaaaatgaattaattaaaattaaacaattaattttacaaatttatatacaaacgcaatatatacaataataaggTATACAAATCTaagatcaataaatatattacgGGAGATTGTGCATCTGATCGGATATTTTCTCCTGATTCTTCAGAAGCTACTTTCGGATTATCTTTCAAAGTAGCTTTTGCCCAAACACCAACCGTGGGCAGAGAACTATCCACTATTCCTATTGCTTCATACCCTACTTCTGGTCCAAGATCACTCCTATtaggaaaaaattatatatatatatatatatatatatatatatatatatatatatatatatatatatatatatatatatatatatatattataaataagattataagattaaatattataaaattatatttgaagtcaattaataatatactattCAATTAATAGTATATAACGGGTGACAACTAAAAAACGAGACTGGATTTAAAGACAGATATCTCTTTAAAGAAGtaagacaaaacaaaaaggaaaaatgttctagaaagtatttttattctagtttttaaatatataatcagtTGTTCTCAATTAAACCATTTCTTCTGACTTTATCCACTAGGCCTGGTATAGACTGAGCTAGGCTCCGTATGAgctcaatatcaattttattaaggCAATACTTGATTCTAGAACGTAATTTTTTAAGACTTTCTGCATGCCAATTATTCTTGTAGACAAGGCCTttcaaaatactcaaaaaattatCGATAGGACGACATTCTGGCAAGTTTGCAGGGTTATCCGCTTTCTCAACATAATGCACGTTTTCCTTGTTTAGGTACATGATTACTCTTTTTGTATAGTGAGATGCTAAATCTGGCCAGAATACATATGCACCATCTGAATGATACTTATTGATGAATGGAATAAGTCTCCTCTTAatacatttgtttaaatagattttttgatttacagcCAGTCCACTTGGTACAAAACAAGGTTGAGAAATTCCATTTTCAGAAAAAGCAATCCATAGAAGTAAtttcttttgaaacttttgttttgtttggtatttaACTGTAGATGGAGTAGATTTTACATCActagtataaaatatatcatttccATTGATACTGGAGTGATTTAACGTGAAATAAGACTCATCGTCAACGATTGGTTAACGATTTTTGAATTTCTGACACAATCGACTGCACTTAGTTCTAGCTGCTGCTTTTTGCTGGTCAGAGCGTTTTGGAAtcgtcattttttttcttgatttaatatttgttcttttttttaatgttttcttaaTGTGTTGCTGAGTACAGTTGAACTTTTTAGCTGCCTGTCGTTGAGAAACTCCGTCTTTATGGTCAAACATGAGTTTGAGCCTTTCAATGTTTGTCCtggttatttttttagcatttactCCACTTCCTTGAAATCTTTGGTACCCAGATTCACTTTCACCACGTTTAATTATCTTGTAGATAGTACTTTTAGGTATATTCTTAACTTTAAAGTGGTCATAAGTGAACTTTTTACcagcatttttgtaatttaaataaaattcatacaCACGTTTTCTAATCTCTtcttgttttgaatttatttttttattcatttttctataaaaaaataaaagcacaaaaaaaatttaaaaactagaataaaaatagcTTCTAAAACagttttcctatttttaaaatgtttaagaatcTTTAAATCTCTTTAAGTCTCGTTGTCacccgttatatatatatatatatatatatatatatatatatatatatatatatatatatatatatatatatatatatatatatatatatatatatatatatatatatatatatatcaagtctattaataaaatacaagtcaacaaataaaaataccaaaacaTGGATTGGTGATGATACGATTTTTTTGCACCAGTCATGTTCTCACCAGCTAGTTTACCACTAACCACAGCATGATCGTGATGCTCAACACGACGGCGACCCAAACTAATGTCATAAAAACAAGCTGCATCACCAgccttaaattaattttgttaactttattaaattggACTGAAAAATAGTcgaatttaacaaaaagtgaaaaaaaaaactgaaagtgATGAATTTTGCAATATAAACTCACCACCTAATGATCATGATATAAACTTACCACCCAAATATCTGATCGTGCTTCAAGTTCTGAGTTTACACGAAATCCTCCATGATCCTTATCTACTTCAAGACCACTGGAAACAGATAACTCGGTACTTGGTTCTAATCCAACGCAAACAATCACATGATCAGCTATTAactaagaaatatatatatatatacatacatacatacatacatacatacatacatacatacatacatacatacatacatacatacatacatacatacatacatacatacatatatatatatatatatatatatatatatatatatatatatatatatatatatatatatatatatatatatatatatatatatatatatttatatagacacgcattttataaaaaataaaaaaataaaaaaatccaaacAACCTTTTCATTGTTATCAAGTGTCACTTCAACTTTTTCTCCGCAGTTCACAGTCTGAATAGACCGATTTGGCATCGTCAAAACCCCTTCTATTAGacaatatatgttataaaagaataagaaaatcagcaaatataaaatcaaaatattagaatataATAGAAcctttgttaacttttttagttgtcCATTCACTCAAATATTTAGGAAGGACCTTTGCCATAttacctaaaataattttatttcagttgATTGTTGATTATGgatgaaaaaatatcttttacaaaaaacttttctaaaataagtTACCATCTTCATTATAAATCTGTGTCACATTAATCCCAGTTTGCTTTcctgtatatataaaaaaggattCATTTAACTTTCTTtatgtttagttaaaataacaagatttaaaaccttattcaatgtttaattaatttttttttactttcaattttaaataatttttttaacttttttaacatattttattacaaacattAACCATAAccataaggtttttttaaataaagaacttaCGAGAAAAcgactttatcttttttaaaagaaaaatacttttaattaataataatttttaataaactaattggCTCAGCCTTAAATAAAACCAGAGATCAATAAACctgtaattttataatttgaagaCATACGAGTGCAACACGCAAACTagtttataatgatttttaactttgataCAAGCATATGAATTTGTCAAATATGAATTTTAGCTATGATATAAAATCAGTTTAGCGCATAtgatttatatgtaaataaataaatcttacacagtagaagaaacaaaaagaattttgagAATGAATGTATGAAATGAATTAATGGCTATTCTACAGATTtctaaagatattaaaaattaaaaaaaaaacttaccataTGTGGATAGAGCACAAGCTAATTCACTTCCGAGAAAACCTCCACcaacaattaaaatatctttcTGATGACGTAAAAGTCTTTTAAGCTTCTTTAAATCATTAAccttaaaaattaacaaataatcatTTAACAAATCATTTAATTAGTTGGTCTATTAGTTCATTATTTAGTAATgtcaaaacaatttataaagatttacttgataaattatttcatatgCAATAGAACTTACATCTCTGAACATTGTAATATGTTCATTTTccttattaatgtttttaaatgcaggATGTTGCTTTGGCTTACCACCTTGataaaacaagtaataaaaataaaataataaaaaataagaatttatattagaattaatatattaatttataatataataattaatatattaattattgttgCAAAATAGATTAAGACATATTAATAAGAGGTATGCAGCCATATATcctaacatattaaaatatatcctaccataataaaaaatttacatatctGGCATAAAGAGCTCAATACTCAGTTTATCTGGCCACAAACTATTGTTATATAatgatatctttaaaaaattcctaattattttgaagttggtaactaatatttattaaaaattttataatgatcAAGTATTTTCTATCGAGTTTAAATTAATAGATCAAGTATTTTCTATCGAGTTTAAACTAGAAGACTATGTTAGCCAAGACATAACTGGATGGTCAATTTTGATTCTAGATATGTTTTATTAAACCATGTTTTAATGTTCTACATCTAAACGATATGTTTGGGATCATTAAATCATGTAGCCACTGTtgggaaaaagtttttttttgacccAAGTTGATTAACTAAGATATtgtgatataaatttaaaaataataataacgcTGCTCACCAAATATAGTTTTCCAAAATTGTGTGCACTGAGTGAGATTGACTATTATAAAGTAAGACATAAAGAGACTCATGACTCTATATAAATAGGACCCAGAGTTCATGTCACATTCTTTGTTCTCAATGCAccactaaaatctttttaatgattgattttaataacaaaaataaaaattatttgctttttcaaaatttaatttttttattcaataagaTCTATTTCCAGATACTTGTAAGATTCAAGTTTTATCACACAAGTTTTAATTGAATGTGTTAGGaatgtaacaatattaaaaaaaattttctcctAATAATCCTTACAGTTTTaccattgtttaaatttttttaataattctaccatttttttttcaaatacttctGAGAAACTCTCTTTGGTCATCAGCTTCAGCAATTCCACTAGTTTCTATATATACATCAactgttttctaaaatattaatatagatacattaacattttagaaaacaGCTGATTGTTTTAtgctaatattaatatatatataaacttatgttattagtatatatatattacacttATGTTCTGTATTCTCTATTACCACATCAATGTTTCCTGTTTAGcttgatttaaattataattaattatacaCTTTacacttaaacttaaaaaaaaaataaaggtttttttttttgcaccccactgtgtgtataaatatatctactatagcgtATATAGATATAGATTTTTCTATCCAGAAAAAGAAgggaaaaaaatattgaaatgcttaTTGCAGCCCTAAAACAAACcttcagtcaatgtagcagtaAAACTTCCATaatttttaactgaaacttCATCTGAACATCAAATACTACCcaccataaaaaatttttttgtaaatgttttatcagtttgttttttgttttaacaaaaaaaaggcaACATATCAACATATCAATACGACAAagtaatctaaaataaattctttacaaaaaatattcatataagTGAACATAtggatatttatatattgttttggtTGTggtttcttgatttaaaaatttttttttaactaaaaacagcTACAAATACCCAACCTGCTGATAAACAACAAatagaaattaataattttatttaaaaaatgtaattttttaaatagttggcATAGTTTGGCTTGGGAAATTTTCAACATGACATTAAGTTAATCTACTAATCATTTGAAGGTCATGGTGACAATTCCAgctttatttatcatattagCATAGTGCTTTATTCAATTGAAATggcacaaaatatttttctctacACCACCATTCACAAAAAAACTGTACATTATTATGACAGAACTACTATTTAGTACATATACAACAAGCATAGATGTTTTATAGAACCCAAACTCCTTTCACTTCTAGAATTTCAGGTCAGGTACCCTGCTTCTGATAACATGTAGCTCAGTACAAACTGCCCTTCCCCCTGCTGACGTATAGAATTAGCTAGACAAAAGCCTGTCTCAATAAAAAACCTCATTCTGGCCAGATATTCACTGCATCCACTAGACAGATATTCACTACATCCAGCTAGTCTCAtgtagaaaaattgaaaaatattcatttaatgtCGTGTAGAAAACTTCCTAAGCAAAAATTTTAGTAGAAATTTTCTGTTGACCAACCTTTCTTTATCTTAAAGACTTAAATAGATGTAAACATTGTTTCCTGCCAGGATACTGAATGCTGAATCTTCTTGATTATACTCATAGATTTTGGCTTGGTAGTTTCTCCTTGGtagtagaaaaaaaaggaaactgaCAGCCTATTGCTTAGGACGTCATAGGGTTATATAGGTTAAAGTATCATTCACTATCTATgattgagtcaagttctctattaattcaaaatatgaaaaaattacctaaaagtataaaacaaaaacaaccaTCATTACCACTAAATCTTTTACAAACATTCATGGTCTCCTAagtaatgcggtagtggtgtagtggtaaagcgcttgcttcatatgtgagaggttccgagttcgatccccaccacgtccctggtagtaccgcgctcaacttgtttctccgcgcagcggccttgtttgtcgaggttcgtgtttcggatttaaagagttgagagagggttataatcactattaagtagcctcctcaattgtagtggccttcttggccttgagaaggtgaataacaaaacaaaaaaaaaaaaaatttattttgctttgatATGCTATCCACTATGATATTccttttaaactctttaaatgtttaaaagacacAATAAAACCCAAACAGCAGCACATATAGGCTTTAGACCATGTCAACTCCACCATGTACATTGACTACACCATGTCAACCCCACCATGTACATTGACTTGATAAGGGGTAAAAAACAATGGAACATATAAAGACAAGACACATTAGTAACTTGTCTTTATATGTTTCAAGACAGGAGTAACTTCCAATAAGAGAGTaacttcatattaaagataaaaacctCCAATAAgctataataaaacatatactttaaaacctttaaaacttaatacataaattaatattttatttgaaaaaaaaaaaaaaaacagagttaatgaatatttttatatatccaGCATCAGTCtggatacaaaaaaaattcagtacACCTCTATATTTCATTTACATATTCCTGTTTgggaaaatagaaaaaaaaaggcaaccaaaaaatgtacaaaattataaagaaatctATTTACCAGTGGCAATGAGTAATTTTGCATATTTAATTTTCTGACCATTCTCCAAAGTTATACTATGACCCAAAGCATCTATGCTAGTAacctgaaaaatttttttttttaaattatcacaTCAAGCAAGTGTAGTCCCTATTTAGTGAAAATAAGATAACAATCACTGTATATGATCGTGTTTAGGATCATCATTTCCTTAGTAAATTATTCAATATCAATTCTTATTTCAAAatagtttagataaaaaaaaattaacaaaatgacAAACTATGTTAAAACTATGTTAAAATTCTatatgtactttttaaaaaaatatttattaacaagtcATATTGAAGCGCAATctttactaaaagttttttttatatcacttACATTTTTACCTGTTACAACTGAAACACCACCTTTGCTTTCCAAATCATCTATGCTAGTGTAGTAACTTGAATCTTCAAAGAATACACTGcaagaaacaaaataacttttaccatgtgataattttattccaatctcaaatttttatataaaaattttttagcaaaacttttataattactaagttcaaaatattaaaaatttaaaaaaattaactgctaCCACCAAAATTAAACACTACCACCAAAATTAACCACTACCATCAAAATTAAAGGTGTGATTGCAACTATATCCAATGAATTCTTATTCTTGAAccattagtttaataaaatgcatcaaaaagaaataattatcaTAGAccacttataaatataaatattatcatagaccacttataaatataaatattatcatagaccacttataaatataaatattatcatagaccacttataaatataaatattatcatagaccacttataaatataaatattatcatagaccacttataaatataaatattatcatagaccacttataaatataaatattatcatagaccacttttaaatataaatattatcatagaccacttttaaatataaatattatcatagaccacttataaatataaatattatcatagaccacttttaaatataaatattatcatagaccacttataaatataaatattatcatagaccacttttaaatataaatattatcatagaccacttataaatataaatattatcatagaccacttataaatataaatattatcatagaccacttataaatataaatattatcatagaccacttataaatataaatattatcatagaccacttataaatataaatattatcatagaccacttataaatataattattatcatagaccacttataaatataaatattatcatagac
Encoded here:
- the LOC100197761 gene encoding apoptosis-inducing factor 1, mitochondrial-like (The RefSeq protein has 20 substitutions compared to this genomic sequence), yielding MIRLWKSCSLIRQNGNFICKSIHLKPTTLVRSGCRYSSSVTKGNNDKIYLGTGVGILTVSGALVYSLFTSPLPQSNVQYKTEVAEEPVISKPNEIETIVDTEEIKEIIQDSSEVGEVEKVEEPQILIKDLKLPSEVPYIIIGAGTAAHSACRAIQKREPNAKILIIGNEDVLPYMRPPLSKELWFNPDDNSESLSYKAWNGKERSVFFEDSSYYTSLDDLESKGGVSVVTGKNVTSIDALGHSVTLENGQKVKYAKLLIATGGKPKQHPAFKNINKENEHITMFRDVNDLKKLKRLLRHQKDILIVGGGFLGSELACALSTYGKQSGINVTQIYNEDGNMAKVLPKYLSQWTTKKVNKEGVLTMPNRSIQSVNCGEKVEVILDNKEKLIADHVIVCVGLEPSTELSASGGLEVDKDHGGFRVNSELEARSDIWVAGDAACFYDINLGRRRVEHHDHAVVSGKLAGENMTGAKKSYHHQSMFWSDLGPEVGYEAIGIVDSSLPTVGVWAKATLKDNPKVASEESGENIRSDAQSPDVTVEAETVSQQTGDDFGKGVVFYMKEKKIVGILLWNIFGHMPVARKLISDSHDHEDLNAVAKLFHLHPNS